In one Micromonospora polyrhachis genomic region, the following are encoded:
- the cas7g gene encoding type I-G CRISPR-associated RAMP protein Csb1/Cas7g — protein sequence MSGLVDRLISAVGADRRESGIGFNAVYQPVGGQGGKIMPPTLPVPDDVKRAAQRDGRSLRPYLFEERLIDGERRDTVVLDQVPSQANRVEEALLAARDTGRLDLPMFELLMKDEGIRLTSLDFPHRYADAYLRDSEVAGVRFDSSEVGQALRLASVNDVRPLYRREPYSLIFGAWDSHRKGRWPKFARLYSSMMFGTEWLTGERRAGRFDPMNITGAIDDKAKAEGNWRFLPEGTKAKGGKLSEIGHGHIAPNASHGGVTVREVRRQGWISCAGLERLRFGDASPEAATLARATLAALALAGDRLAFGRPSLWLRSGCDLTKVSETLFFEVVGGAQEPIEASSAEILAAFVELRDRAASAGIVMEADVIEVAPTKQLAEAIRFALRSAAPDAGE from the coding sequence ATGTCTGGGCTTGTTGATCGTCTTATCTCGGCGGTTGGTGCTGATCGTCGGGAATCGGGGATCGGATTCAACGCCGTATACCAGCCGGTAGGCGGTCAGGGTGGAAAGATCATGCCGCCGACACTTCCAGTGCCCGACGATGTGAAGCGAGCTGCCCAGCGGGATGGGCGGTCGCTGCGTCCGTACCTGTTCGAGGAGCGTCTGATCGACGGCGAGCGACGGGACACGGTGGTACTCGACCAGGTACCGTCGCAGGCCAACCGGGTAGAGGAAGCGCTGCTTGCGGCGCGTGACACGGGTCGGCTCGACCTTCCGATGTTCGAGCTGCTGATGAAGGACGAGGGCATACGGCTGACGTCGCTGGACTTCCCTCACCGGTACGCGGACGCGTATCTGCGCGACAGTGAAGTGGCCGGCGTACGGTTCGACAGCAGCGAAGTGGGCCAGGCGCTTCGACTGGCAAGCGTGAATGACGTTCGGCCGCTGTACCGGCGGGAGCCGTACTCGTTGATCTTCGGTGCGTGGGATTCGCACCGAAAGGGCAGGTGGCCGAAATTCGCCCGGCTCTACTCCTCGATGATGTTCGGCACCGAGTGGCTGACGGGGGAGCGTCGCGCGGGCCGGTTCGATCCGATGAACATCACGGGTGCCATCGACGACAAGGCAAAAGCCGAGGGAAACTGGCGTTTTCTGCCCGAGGGCACCAAGGCGAAGGGCGGCAAGCTCAGCGAGATCGGGCACGGACACATCGCCCCGAATGCCTCGCATGGTGGGGTGACCGTACGGGAGGTGCGTCGGCAGGGCTGGATCTCGTGTGCCGGTCTGGAACGACTGCGCTTCGGTGACGCCTCACCGGAAGCCGCGACCCTGGCTCGGGCGACGCTGGCGGCGCTGGCGCTGGCGGGGGACCGGTTGGCGTTCGGCCGCCCGTCACTGTGGCTGCGCTCGGGCTGTGACCTGACGAAGGTCTCCGAGACCCTGTTCTTCGAGGTTGTGGGCGGTGCGCAGGAGCCGATCGAGGCAAGCAGCGCCGAGATTCTCGCTGCGTTCGTCGAGCTGCGGGACCGGGCCGCTTCCGCCGGCATCGTCATGGAAGCCGACGTGATCGAGGTGGCCCCGACCAAGCAACTGGCCGAGGCGATCCGGTTCGCACTCCGGTCAGCCGCCCCGGACGCCGGGGAGTAA
- the csb2 gene encoding type I-G CRISPR-associated protein Csb2, with protein sequence MALSITVRLRDGRYDAAFPPDRVEWPPHPARLFCALVASADYDTGTTEPAGASADDVALRWLESAGPPLVLATPRSEVGQFVREGFVVSNKTKAPDKKNPFGGSTVWPGRTNGESLRRGALPADEHLAFIWPDAQADDATLWRLTRLTRRVPYLGRSTSSAEVLIHDEVVAHRPTWTAYRPTRIGTPRAIDLRVPYPGYLDQLRAAYDDGHRAWEVCRSIAYLADEDATTDEAADETAAAGAVGPYRDLLLWPIERGTVPISGDRLLAVTEMLRRAAISRIADPVPAQASGHGADGRPHVAFVPLLDAGHQHADGHLLGVGVAVPVELAGDDRLAILRGLLGADGEDPIRELRGGTAGLVRLGDPTDLPLTWGLRPDRWTGPPSGGHRWVSVTPVMLDRYPGRRDPAEVLADGFVTAGYPRPTSVTLLERPIVRGAVQMPRRGSLPDKRARRPILHCQVEFPTPVRGPVIAGALRYLGCGMFVPEVSRAGR encoded by the coding sequence GTGGCGTTGAGCATCACCGTACGACTGCGGGATGGCCGTTACGACGCGGCGTTTCCACCGGATCGGGTGGAGTGGCCACCCCATCCGGCGCGGCTGTTCTGCGCTTTGGTGGCCTCCGCGGATTACGACACCGGTACTACGGAACCGGCCGGAGCCAGTGCCGATGATGTGGCCCTGCGTTGGCTGGAGTCCGCCGGGCCGCCGTTGGTGTTGGCGACCCCGAGGAGCGAGGTCGGTCAGTTCGTGCGCGAGGGATTCGTGGTTTCCAACAAGACCAAGGCGCCCGACAAGAAGAATCCATTCGGCGGCAGCACTGTCTGGCCGGGCCGGACGAACGGGGAGAGCCTACGTCGAGGTGCGCTGCCCGCCGATGAGCACCTGGCCTTCATCTGGCCGGACGCACAGGCCGACGACGCGACCCTGTGGCGGCTGACCCGACTCACCCGGCGGGTGCCCTATCTGGGTCGCTCGACGTCGAGCGCCGAGGTGCTGATCCACGACGAAGTGGTGGCACATCGTCCTACCTGGACGGCGTACCGGCCGACTCGGATCGGCACCCCTCGGGCCATCGACCTGCGCGTTCCATATCCCGGCTACCTAGACCAGCTACGAGCCGCATACGACGATGGGCATCGCGCGTGGGAGGTTTGCCGGAGCATCGCCTACCTCGCCGACGAGGATGCCACCACCGACGAGGCAGCCGACGAGACGGCAGCAGCGGGGGCGGTCGGGCCGTACCGGGATCTGCTGCTGTGGCCGATCGAGCGGGGTACGGTCCCGATCAGCGGAGACCGACTGCTCGCCGTGACGGAGATGCTGCGTCGGGCGGCGATCAGTCGGATCGCCGACCCGGTGCCGGCCCAGGCCAGCGGGCATGGTGCCGACGGTCGCCCGCACGTGGCGTTCGTGCCGCTGCTCGATGCCGGTCACCAGCATGCCGACGGGCACCTGTTGGGGGTCGGGGTCGCCGTACCGGTAGAACTGGCCGGGGACGACCGGTTGGCGATCCTGCGTGGCCTGCTCGGTGCCGACGGCGAGGATCCGATCCGGGAGTTGCGCGGCGGCACCGCTGGTCTGGTGCGGCTGGGTGACCCGACCGACCTGCCGTTGACGTGGGGCCTGCGGCCCGACCGGTGGACCGGTCCACCGAGCGGCGGACATCGCTGGGTCAGCGTCACCCCGGTCATGCTGGACCGCTATCCGGGGCGTCGCGACCCCGCCGAAGTGCTCGCCGACGGGTTCGTGACCGCCGGTTATCCCCGGCCGACGTCGGTGACACTGCTCGAACGCCCGATAGTACGAGGAGCGGTGCAGATGCCCCGTCGAGGCAGCCTGCCGGACAAGCGGGCTCGACGCCCGATCCTGCACTGTCAGGTGGAGTTCCCCACCCCGGTACGCGGACCGGTGATCGCCGGTGCCCTGCGCTATCTGGGCTGTGGGATGTTCGTGCCGGAGGTGTCCCGTGCCGGGCGTTGA
- the cas3g gene encoding type I-G CRISPR-associated helicase/endonuclease Cas3g, whose translation MPGVEKLSTADFAEFVREVHGRMVPTPRGECLREPFPWQQALLERIVAEERWPDVIDVPTGLGKTSVLDVAVFVAALRPQLARRRIFFVVDRRLVVDEAHEHASRLRDALRVATEPISRRVAAALRGQDADQGQNLDQEQHDDQEQSDDQRAGDVLSVTRMRGGVTWDRIWVDRPDRYAIVTGTVDQVGSRLLFRGYGVSEFARPIDAALVGTDSLIIVDEAHLATAFRTTVSAAIGLDSWPLAIRPTVVTMSATTPDEEDTGQPVTVHGITADDEQKPASGDRLRAAKRLRLTEVKTTRKKAEVDVPRALADLATRLASRGVVGVVVNTVSRARAVRTLLAGTVEVILLTGRSRPIDREILLGRYYDRIKVGRDRADSRPLVVVATQTIEVGANIDLDALVTESASLSALVQRLGRLNRLGLSTTPAPAYVVHHSAVDADDPVYGPARLVAWQWLSSHAPVERAVDVDVDPALGLDASPAALRALSAAAPAAAHAGQPPYVPMLSATTLDAWTRTSPTPHPDPPVAPFLHGLRDEVPPVTVLWRTGLPLDEPNRWASTVDFVPPVTEESIEIPVREVRRWLLGEASDQPVADIDLPEPDAYDEQPAEAATDRDVRRARDTQGRPLVLRYVGRGVAEVIPSGAIRPGDTIVLPTEYGGCDRFGWAPASTTGVVDVADLAARRGKPIVRIGPHLRQLAAYAASFDPVPGLSSMSHLAALDDLLDFAGTDDAPAAVAYEKRLRELVSALPEREPLRAVLAALPGGRCTVTATRQVIPSTGETWAPEFPIVLSAARSRRADDDTESASSSPAYPGKRITLDRHQTQVAALAARIAANLALPERVVASVWAAARWHDEGKRDSRFQVMLHKGRHAAAQLAPEPLAKSGIDPTNRAEARRARIAAAYPEGMRHEALSARIAALRLVEHPDVVDAALVVHLVASHHGRSRPLLPPVVDKRPVQIDIAGLPVIDSQETVDWAAPARFADLTERYGRWGLALLETVVRLADIWCSINPEETES comes from the coding sequence GTGCCGGGCGTTGAAAAACTGTCCACTGCCGATTTCGCCGAGTTCGTCCGTGAGGTGCACGGGCGGATGGTCCCCACGCCGAGAGGCGAGTGCCTGCGGGAGCCTTTCCCCTGGCAACAGGCGTTGCTGGAACGCATCGTCGCCGAGGAGCGCTGGCCGGACGTGATCGACGTACCGACCGGGCTGGGCAAGACCTCGGTGTTGGATGTCGCCGTGTTTGTGGCCGCACTCCGGCCACAACTGGCCCGGCGTCGCATATTTTTCGTTGTCGACCGGCGACTCGTGGTGGACGAGGCCCACGAGCACGCCAGCCGACTGCGGGACGCGCTGCGGGTAGCGACGGAGCCGATCAGTCGCCGGGTGGCGGCCGCCCTACGTGGACAAGACGCCGACCAGGGGCAGAACCTCGACCAGGAGCAGCACGACGACCAGGAGCAGAGCGACGACCAGAGAGCCGGGGACGTACTTTCCGTCACCCGGATGCGGGGCGGCGTCACCTGGGACCGGATCTGGGTGGACCGGCCCGACCGGTACGCCATCGTGACGGGCACCGTCGACCAGGTCGGCAGCCGATTGCTGTTCCGGGGCTACGGAGTGAGTGAGTTTGCCCGCCCCATCGACGCCGCCCTGGTCGGCACCGACAGCCTGATCATCGTGGACGAGGCACACCTGGCGACCGCGTTCCGCACCACCGTCAGCGCGGCGATCGGGCTCGACTCGTGGCCACTCGCTATCCGCCCCACGGTAGTCACCATGTCGGCCACCACACCCGACGAGGAGGACACTGGGCAGCCGGTGACCGTACACGGCATCACCGCCGACGACGAACAGAAACCGGCGTCCGGCGACCGCCTCCGGGCGGCGAAGCGACTGCGGTTGACCGAGGTGAAGACGACCCGCAAGAAAGCCGAAGTGGACGTACCCCGGGCCCTGGCCGACCTGGCCACCCGGCTGGCGTCCCGGGGCGTGGTCGGCGTCGTGGTCAACACTGTGTCCCGGGCCAGGGCGGTCCGCACCCTGCTCGCCGGCACGGTCGAGGTGATCCTGCTGACCGGCCGCAGCCGCCCGATCGACCGGGAGATCCTGCTCGGCAGATACTACGACCGGATCAAGGTCGGGCGGGATCGCGCCGACTCCCGGCCCCTGGTCGTGGTCGCCACCCAGACCATCGAGGTCGGGGCAAACATCGACCTGGACGCGCTGGTTACCGAGTCGGCGTCGCTTTCGGCGCTGGTCCAGCGCCTGGGCCGACTGAACCGGCTCGGGCTGAGCACGACCCCGGCCCCGGCCTACGTCGTACACCACAGCGCCGTCGACGCCGACGATCCGGTGTACGGCCCAGCCCGGCTCGTCGCCTGGCAGTGGCTCAGCAGCCACGCACCAGTCGAACGCGCTGTCGACGTCGACGTAGACCCGGCGCTCGGGCTGGACGCGTCACCGGCCGCCCTACGGGCACTGTCGGCCGCCGCGCCGGCAGCGGCCCACGCCGGGCAGCCGCCGTACGTGCCGATGCTGTCGGCGACGACCCTGGACGCCTGGACCCGTACCTCACCGACACCGCACCCCGACCCACCGGTCGCCCCCTTCCTGCATGGCCTACGGGACGAGGTGCCTCCGGTCACCGTGCTCTGGCGTACCGGGCTGCCCCTCGACGAGCCGAACCGCTGGGCGTCGACGGTGGACTTCGTACCACCCGTCACCGAAGAGTCGATCGAAATCCCCGTACGCGAGGTCCGTCGCTGGCTGCTCGGCGAGGCCAGCGACCAACCGGTGGCGGACATCGACCTTCCAGAACCCGACGCGTACGACGAGCAGCCCGCCGAGGCGGCCACGGACCGGGACGTACGTCGTGCCCGGGACACGCAGGGGCGACCGCTGGTCCTGCGATATGTGGGGCGCGGCGTCGCCGAGGTGATCCCCAGCGGGGCGATCCGGCCCGGCGACACGATCGTGCTGCCGACCGAGTACGGCGGCTGCGACCGGTTCGGTTGGGCCCCGGCGAGCACCACCGGGGTCGTGGACGTCGCTGACCTCGCCGCCCGGCGCGGGAAGCCGATCGTGCGAATCGGCCCCCACCTGCGGCAACTCGCCGCATATGCCGCCAGCTTCGACCCGGTGCCGGGCCTGTCGAGCATGTCGCACCTCGCAGCCCTCGACGACCTGCTCGACTTCGCAGGCACCGACGACGCCCCGGCTGCGGTCGCCTACGAGAAGCGACTCAGGGAACTTGTCTCGGCGCTGCCCGAGCGGGAGCCGCTACGTGCTGTCCTGGCGGCGCTGCCGGGCGGGCGGTGCACGGTCACCGCGACACGTCAGGTCATCCCGTCAACCGGCGAGACGTGGGCCCCCGAGTTTCCGATCGTGCTGTCCGCCGCCCGTTCTCGGCGGGCCGACGATGACACCGAGTCGGCCAGTTCCAGTCCGGCCTATCCCGGCAAACGCATCACCCTCGATCGACACCAGACGCAGGTCGCCGCACTCGCGGCCCGGATAGCAGCGAACCTTGCGCTGCCCGAGCGGGTGGTGGCGAGTGTGTGGGCTGCAGCCCGATGGCACGACGAAGGTAAACGGGACAGCAGGTTCCAGGTGATGTTGCACAAGGGCCGGCATGCCGCCGCCCAACTCGCACCCGAACCCCTGGCCAAGTCGGGTATCGACCCCACCAACCGGGCCGAGGCGCGACGTGCCCGCATCGCCGCCGCATATCCGGAGGGGATGCGACACGAGGCGCTGTCGGCCCGGATCGCCGCCCTTCGCCTGGTCGAGCATCCGGATGTGGTGGATGCGGCGCTGGTCGTACACCTGGTGGCCAGCCACCACGGACGCAGCCGGCCGCTGCTGCCGCCTGTCGTAGACAAGCGCCCGGTCCAGATCGACATAGCGGGACTGCCGGTGATCGACAGCCAGGAAACCGTGGACTGGGCGGCCCCCGCCCGGTTCGCCGACCTGACCGAGCGGTATGGGCGTTGGGGCCTGGCGCTGCTGGAAACCGTCGTCCGGCTCGCCGACATCTGGTGCTCCATCAACCCGGAGGAGACCGAATCATGA
- a CDS encoding type I-G CRISPR-associated protein, Cas3-extension family has product MTAAVELPALDGRDTLGFLAALGVLRLLTDEAKIETRLSFSESNANAILHSPLTSIDEVVDILVHVVDHIPSAGAIPGVPAGFPQQPGTGKDPMRVPRDQLRRTFAQLADGQRGPEACRWLAALLTDLAADREGRAALTPYSAPGGKQSVRSFFVKPLELLRSKEPATLVREALVRWRRVDNYTGENLDHRVLRSAADHPSGESVPAGVPGATWLAIMALPMLRLTGNGTNPQATLWHNVVGSRQPIMVWPLWRQPLDSYAVVALLEHPALRPRQGTDAPVVPRAGLAPLGVFFVGAAARQPVKGAKSAGVLAPTRISLVD; this is encoded by the coding sequence ATGACCGCTGCGGTCGAACTCCCGGCACTCGATGGCCGGGACACCCTCGGTTTCCTCGCCGCGCTCGGTGTGCTGCGACTACTCACCGACGAGGCGAAGATCGAGACACGGTTGTCGTTCAGCGAGTCCAACGCCAACGCCATCCTGCACAGTCCACTCACCTCGATAGACGAAGTGGTAGACATCCTGGTACACGTCGTCGACCACATTCCCTCGGCTGGCGCGATTCCCGGAGTGCCGGCCGGGTTCCCCCAGCAGCCGGGCACTGGCAAAGATCCGATGCGCGTGCCCCGAGACCAGCTCCGGCGAACCTTCGCACAGCTCGCAGATGGTCAACGCGGCCCGGAGGCCTGTCGTTGGCTGGCGGCATTGCTGACAGACCTCGCCGCTGACCGCGAGGGACGGGCGGCGCTCACCCCGTATTCCGCGCCGGGCGGCAAACAGAGCGTGCGCTCCTTTTTTGTCAAGCCGCTGGAACTGCTACGCAGCAAGGAACCCGCCACGCTCGTCCGTGAGGCGTTGGTCCGCTGGCGTCGAGTCGACAACTACACGGGCGAAAACCTTGACCATCGGGTGCTCAGAAGCGCTGCCGACCATCCCAGCGGTGAATCCGTGCCGGCCGGTGTGCCCGGAGCCACCTGGCTGGCCATCATGGCGCTGCCCATGCTCCGGTTGACCGGCAACGGCACCAACCCCCAAGCCACCCTGTGGCATAACGTGGTAGGCAGCCGGCAGCCGATTATGGTCTGGCCACTGTGGCGACAACCCCTTGATTCGTACGCGGTTGTCGCGCTGCTCGAACACCCGGCGCTGCGCCCACGGCAGGGCACCGACGCTCCCGTGGTGCCCCGAGCCGGCCTGGCCCCCCTCGGCGTGTTCTTCGTTGGTGCCGCCGCCCGGCAACCCGTCAAAGGCGCAAAGTCAGCGGGCGTACTGGCACCGACCCGGATCAGTCTCGTTGACTGA
- a CDS encoding NUDIX domain-containing protein has translation MNDDRPLYQRDPAAWNAYLAEGNAKQARKRVGADVLIRDEDNRILLVNPRYKPDWDLPGGMVEANEPPHKAAERELREELGLEIQVRKILAIDWVAPHGPWDDSLMFIFDGGTISSQQSTKLKPTDNELLEYKFCTPREAEELLQPKLWNRVQYAISNSDKSPYLSNGVALKNAPSTE, from the coding sequence ATGAACGACGACCGCCCCCTGTACCAACGCGATCCGGCGGCATGGAACGCATATCTTGCAGAGGGGAACGCCAAGCAGGCACGTAAGCGGGTAGGAGCGGACGTCCTAATCCGCGATGAGGACAACCGGATCCTGCTGGTCAATCCACGCTACAAGCCAGACTGGGATTTACCCGGCGGCATGGTCGAAGCCAATGAACCTCCACACAAGGCCGCCGAAAGAGAGTTAAGAGAAGAGCTTGGTCTCGAAATTCAGGTGCGGAAGATACTTGCCATCGACTGGGTAGCACCACATGGCCCATGGGACGATAGTCTGATGTTTATTTTCGATGGTGGCACAATCTCTTCCCAGCAATCCACCAAACTCAAGCCAACCGACAACGAGCTACTCGAATACAAATTTTGCACACCAAGGGAAGCAGAAGAACTCTTACAGCCAAAACTGTGGAATCGCGTACAATACGCGATCTCCAATTCCGACAAATCCCCTTATCTAAGCAACGGAGTTGCGCTAAAAAACGCTCCGAGCACAGAGTAG
- a CDS encoding DNA-binding protein, which translates to MRAALSARHMGRVIRVYRHHSHHGARPLAQDVVAGWMGQTQAQLSRLENGPPLRNIERLIAWAVLLGIPEDLLWFSLPPAEPAASTSSNHANSPDFDLDFLRSLRRADRRVGGGHLYAAISAYLAKSLRAESQNDAFSPTALAARASLNEMAGWMAHDTGSAIAAHKHLLTASELAERSADSQLAAQIYAGRSHLASHHGNANEALTYAFQGLEILKDGPVYGPLKARLMAMQARGLASSGRHVEATQTLSRAEQSFSIGLDRASTWLSPFDEISFAIESARCFQRIGDLTETHQRLQIVVDAESQERVRSQALARLMLVTTLLGRDHLDEACGITREVLDRTADLGSAVFAAQLAHVSILMRPHASRHAEVPALIIRIDDAVRQRNWINIVNNVSI; encoded by the coding sequence ATGCGCGCTGCGTTGTCTGCGCGTCACATGGGCCGCGTCATCCGCGTCTATCGTCATCACTCCCATCACGGTGCCCGACCGCTAGCGCAGGACGTCGTCGCTGGTTGGATGGGACAGACTCAGGCCCAGCTCAGCCGTCTGGAAAACGGCCCACCGCTCAGGAATATTGAACGCCTGATTGCGTGGGCTGTCCTCCTCGGTATTCCAGAAGACTTGTTGTGGTTTTCACTGCCCCCGGCAGAACCTGCCGCCAGCACGTCAAGCAACCATGCCAACTCGCCTGATTTCGATTTGGATTTTTTGCGATCCTTACGAAGGGCAGACCGTAGGGTCGGCGGGGGCCACCTCTACGCTGCCATCAGCGCCTATTTGGCCAAGTCGCTCCGAGCCGAAAGCCAGAATGATGCTTTTTCGCCGACAGCACTGGCCGCCAGGGCGTCACTCAACGAAATGGCAGGGTGGATGGCACATGACACAGGGTCAGCCATTGCCGCCCACAAACACTTACTTACTGCATCGGAGCTTGCCGAGAGGAGCGCCGATTCACAACTTGCTGCCCAAATCTACGCTGGGCGCAGCCACCTCGCGAGTCATCACGGCAACGCGAACGAGGCCCTGACGTACGCATTCCAGGGATTGGAGATTCTGAAAGACGGGCCGGTATACGGGCCACTAAAAGCCAGATTAATGGCGATGCAAGCGCGCGGTCTTGCCAGCAGCGGCCGCCATGTCGAGGCAACACAAACGCTAAGCAGAGCCGAGCAGAGCTTCAGCATTGGATTGGACAGAGCATCCACCTGGCTCAGCCCATTTGACGAGATCTCTTTTGCCATCGAATCGGCGCGCTGTTTCCAAAGAATCGGAGATCTGACGGAGACACATCAAAGGCTCCAGATCGTCGTAGATGCCGAAAGCCAAGAGCGTGTCCGAAGCCAAGCCTTAGCCCGACTCATGCTGGTGACTACGCTACTGGGAAGGGACCACCTCGATGAGGCATGCGGCATCACCCGCGAGGTGTTGGATCGAACCGCTGACCTTGGATCAGCCGTTTTTGCCGCGCAACTCGCCCATGTGTCCATACTCATGCGACCACACGCGTCGCGGCACGCCGAAGTCCCGGCGTTAATCATCCGAATCGACGATGCTGTCCGGCAGCGCAACTGGATCAACATTGTCAACAACGTTTCAATCTAA
- a CDS encoding FAD-binding oxidoreductase has product MSAGNGPELMASWAATLQHVDQAAEHFWYLVEDCRPGLLPAGDATLFLTGLGRLVSGGDDAAGRAALLAVLGRAYRRMRMFTPHHLPIGDALIDTVARFARPWWSPRLARDWQRLYEPTIRALARVGRRVGEGPAWWPGEVVDHDQPAPGIAIVTVRPERPMPVCPGQTVPVTVSQFPGRWRWYCPANAPRPDDTLELHVRAVPGGSVSHALVDQVCPGQQVWLGPPYGDGLLLDPDSDADLLLVAGGTGLAPLRALVEQVAATPDNPRRVTLVVGSRNFMDLYDATSLDKLQCAHDWLTLVPAVSHDLENTEPEERGDALSLAVAHYRPGQDVYVCGPPAMNRAAMLRLLVAGVPAERIHLPDEYESLHHGYLPQS; this is encoded by the coding sequence ATGAGCGCGGGTAACGGACCCGAGTTGATGGCGTCGTGGGCAGCCACGCTGCAGCATGTCGACCAGGCAGCGGAGCATTTCTGGTATCTGGTGGAGGACTGCCGCCCCGGACTGCTGCCGGCCGGGGACGCGACGCTGTTCCTTACCGGGCTGGGACGGCTGGTCAGTGGTGGTGATGACGCGGCGGGTCGGGCGGCGTTGTTGGCGGTGTTGGGTCGGGCGTACCGGCGGATGCGGATGTTCACCCCGCATCATCTGCCGATCGGTGACGCGCTGATCGACACGGTGGCGAGGTTCGCCCGCCCGTGGTGGTCGCCGCGACTGGCGAGGGATTGGCAGCGGTTGTACGAGCCGACGATCCGGGCCCTGGCCCGGGTGGGTCGTCGGGTGGGGGAGGGGCCGGCCTGGTGGCCGGGCGAGGTGGTCGACCACGATCAGCCCGCGCCGGGCATCGCCATCGTTACCGTACGACCCGAGCGGCCGATGCCTGTCTGCCCGGGTCAGACGGTGCCGGTGACGGTGTCGCAGTTCCCGGGCCGGTGGCGCTGGTATTGCCCGGCGAACGCGCCCCGCCCCGATGACACCCTCGAACTGCATGTGCGGGCGGTCCCGGGCGGCAGTGTGTCCCATGCCCTGGTCGACCAGGTATGTCCTGGTCAGCAAGTGTGGCTCGGGCCGCCGTACGGTGATGGGTTGTTGTTGGACCCGGACAGTGACGCGGATCTGCTGTTGGTGGCCGGTGGCACCGGTCTTGCTCCGTTGCGGGCTCTGGTGGAGCAGGTCGCCGCCACTCCGGACAACCCTCGGCGGGTCACGTTGGTGGTCGGGTCACGCAACTTCATGGACCTGTACGACGCGACGAGTCTGGACAAGTTGCAGTGTGCGCATGACTGGTTGACGTTGGTGCCGGCGGTGTCACATGACCTGGAGAACACCGAACCGGAGGAGCGGGGTGACGCGTTGAGCCTCGCCGTGGCGCACTACCGCCCGGGGCAGGATGTGTACGTGTGTGGTCCGCCGGCGATGAACCGGGCCGCGATGCTGCGGCTGCTCGTTGCCGGGGTGCCAGCCGAGCGGATTCACCTGCCCGACGAGTACGAGAGCCTGCACCATGGGTACCTACCGCAGTCGTAA
- a CDS encoding DivIVA domain-containing protein, producing the protein MGTYRSRNGGPLTADGIRNARLSYTRFGRRGYQPAQVDALLARLAKETADRCQQIRLLQAENDRIKDALRTWQTEQANHQHR; encoded by the coding sequence ATGGGTACCTACCGCAGTCGTAACGGCGGCCCGTTGACCGCCGACGGCATCCGCAACGCGCGGTTGTCGTACACGAGGTTTGGTCGACGTGGCTACCAGCCGGCGCAGGTCGACGCCCTGCTTGCCCGGCTGGCGAAGGAGACCGCCGACCGCTGCCAGCAGATCCGACTACTCCAGGCCGAAAACGATCGGATCAAGGACGCTCTGCGCACCTGGCAGACCGAACAGGCCAACCACCAGCACAGGTGA